The Ruminococcus bovis genome includes a region encoding these proteins:
- a CDS encoding thiamine diphosphokinase — translation MRCVIISGSPDTNVEEIKSLCTNDDFIVCADSGYSFAKKAGLTPNLIIGDFDSLKEELPQNTEVVKLNTHKDDTDTEHCVMECIRRGYKDFLLLGSIGGRTDHTFANIATLAFLSEYNYNGIARNNGEEIRILKEGSYEMNNKKGLIFSVFPYGCESVNVTYKGAEYMLNNKTLTYNVSRGISNVFVDDEAEITINRGRAILLTYYK, via the coding sequence ATGAGATGTGTAATTATTTCCGGTTCACCGGATACAAATGTAGAAGAAATCAAAAGCCTATGTACAAACGATGACTTTATTGTTTGTGCTGACTCAGGTTATTCTTTTGCAAAGAAAGCAGGTCTGACTCCAAACCTAATTATCGGTGACTTTGATTCACTAAAGGAAGAACTACCACAGAACACAGAAGTTGTTAAGCTAAATACCCATAAGGATGATACTGATACAGAACATTGTGTTATGGAATGTATCCGTAGAGGCTATAAGGACTTCTTACTATTAGGTTCAATCGGTGGTAGAACTGACCATACATTTGCAAATATTGCAACTCTGGCATTTCTCTCAGAATATAACTATAACGGTATTGCAAGAAACAACGGTGAGGAAATTCGTATCCTAAAGGAAGGTTCATACGAAATGAACAACAAGAAAGGCCTTATTTTCTCAGTGTTCCCTTATGGTTGTGAAAGTGTAAATGTTACATATAAAGGTGCAGAATATATGTTAAACAACAAGACTTTAACATATAATGTATCTCGTGGCATTAGCAATGTTTTTGTTGATGATGAAGCTGAAATCACAATCAACAGAGGCAGAGCAATCCTATTAACTTATTATAAATAA
- the rsgA gene encoding ribosome small subunit-dependent GTPase A: MNSVEGRIIKAISGFYYVETTDNTYECKARGSFRKTSKTPVVGDLVTISIPESGYPTVEEIHKRKNSIVRPPMANIDTLVIVCSTVSPAPNYTVIDKMTATAVYNNIEPVIVISKSDIKSGEEIYNIYNSTGIKTILYSSVTGEGVDEIYSLLPNKITAFIGNSGVGKSTLLNKLFPDFQLKTGEVSDKLGRGRHTTRTVELLKFNGGYVCDTPGFSTMQLEKFNIQDKTQLQYMFPEFEDYIGQCKFTSCSHTCEKGCAILQMVEEGKIQKSRHNSYVDMYNEIKDIKEWERRK; the protein is encoded by the coding sequence ATGAATAGTGTAGAGGGTAGAATTATAAAAGCAATCAGTGGTTTCTATTATGTAGAAACCACTGACAATACATATGAATGTAAGGCAAGAGGTTCTTTTCGTAAGACAAGCAAAACTCCTGTAGTTGGAGATTTAGTTACAATCTCTATACCTGAAAGTGGTTATCCTACAGTTGAAGAAATACATAAGCGAAAGAACTCTATTGTACGACCACCAATGGCAAATATTGATACATTGGTTATAGTTTGCAGTACAGTTTCTCCTGCACCAAACTATACAGTTATTGACAAGATGACTGCAACTGCTGTATATAACAATATTGAACCGGTTATTGTAATCTCAAAGTCTGACATAAAAAGTGGTGAAGAAATATATAATATCTATAACAGTACAGGCATCAAGACTATACTTTATTCTTCCGTTACAGGGGAAGGTGTAGATGAAATATATTCACTTTTACCTAACAAAATCACTGCCTTTATTGGCAACAGTGGTGTTGGTAAGTCAACTTTACTTAATAAGCTTTTTCCTGATTTTCAGCTGAAGACCGGAGAAGTTAGTGATAAACTTGGCAGAGGTCGTCATACAACAAGAACTGTTGAATTACTGAAATTCAATGGTGGTTATGTTTGTGACACACCCGGGTTTTCAACTATGCAACTTGAAAAGTTTAATATTCAAGACAAAACCCAACTTCAATATATGTTTCCTGAATTTGAAGATTATATCGGTCAGTGTAAGTTTACTTCATGTAGCCATACTTGTGAAAAGGGTTGTGCTATTCTACAAATGGTAGAAGAAGGCAAAATTCAAAAGTCACGACACAATAGCTATGTTGATATGTATAATGAAATAAAAGACATTAAAGAATGGGAGAGAAGAAAATGA